Genomic DNA from Paenibacillus donghaensis:
GCACCGCCCAGACGCTGGTGAAGGGGGCGAAGCGCAATAACCAGTGGTTCATCGGCTACGGGCCGGTGAACCAGCCCAGGTATGCCGTATCCGTAGCTGTGGAGAACGTAGCGCCCGGCAGTCCCCATCTGGCAACCCGGCTGTTTGGCCAGGTGCAGGATTTGCTCTCCCGCTCTGCGGCAGAGGCTCAGCAGAAGCTCTAAGGCGCTGCCGGTGGCTCTGGCTCGGTGACCGGTTCACCGGTGGGCACCGGTCCGGCCGAAGCAAACGGAGAGACGATGAATTCTCCCTCCGGCAGGTGAATCCAGCTCTGCAGATACCCTTGCTGGAGCAGTTCCTTTAAGAGAATCAGCAGGATCGGCGAGAGGATCAGACCGGCGATGCCGAAGGCCGAGGTGGACAGAATCATAAAGGAGAGCATCAGAAACGCTGACGATACACCAATGGAATTGCCCGTAATCCTCGGTTCGAGCAGCTGTCTTACAATCAGGACCACAGCAAGCAGCACAATCAGACCGATGGCAAGCGAAGTGTTGCCCACAATGAACAGGTAAATGATCCACGGGATCAGAATAGTTGAGACGCCGAGCAGCGGCAGCACATCGAACACGGCGCAGACCAGCGCCATCGTAATCGCATTGCCACTCCGCAGGATTAGCAGACCTGCCAGCACAATAACGAAGGTAATGCTGATCAGAATCAGCTGCGCCTTCAGATAAGAGCCGATGGCCTTGAAGACATTGCCTTGCAGAAAAGCGAAGGCTTTCTTGAACGTCAGCGGCATTTTGTCATGGGCAATTTTACGCCAATCCTTGATCTCCATGCTAAGGAAAAACGCCAGGATAATAGCCACCCCGAAATTGGCCATAAAGGAAGAAAAAGAGCCAAGGATGCCAACCAAATATTTAAAGACAATAATGAGCCATTGGGAGAGAAGATTGGTGGCATCCGTGAAATAGCCATTCAGCTTGGCAGTGATGTCGGGCGGGAGACTGTTTATTTTGAGCTGCAGATAGGTTGTGAATTCGGCAAAATGCTGCTGAACTACATATGTATACTTGGGCAGGTTGACCTGGAAAGCGATTAGCTGTGAGGTAACCAGCAGTCCGGCCCCGAACAGTACACCGAGCAGCACGATCAGGAACAGCAGTACGGAGATGGCCGATGCGAACGGTTTGGCGAGGCCTCTGCGGTTGAGCAGACGGGCCAAAGGCTCAATCAGCAGAAAAACAAAAAAGGACAGGAATACCGGGGCAGCCAGTTGATAAAGCTTGCTGAAGCTGAACATCACTAAATAGACGGTCAAGACGAGCAGCCCGATATCA
This window encodes:
- a CDS encoding AI-2E family transporter, yielding MLPLYKKYWRTVFDIGLLVLTVYLVMFSFSKLYQLAAPVFLSFFVFLLIEPLARLLNRRGLAKPFASAISVLLFLIVLLGVLFGAGLLVTSQLIAFQVNLPKYTYVVQQHFAEFTTYLQLKINSLPPDITAKLNGYFTDATNLLSQWLIIVFKYLVGILGSFSSFMANFGVAIILAFFLSMEIKDWRKIAHDKMPLTFKKAFAFLQGNVFKAIGSYLKAQLILISITFVIVLAGLLILRSGNAITMALVCAVFDVLPLLGVSTILIPWIIYLFIVGNTSLAIGLIVLLAVVLIVRQLLEPRITGNSIGVSSAFLMLSFMILSTSAFGIAGLILSPILLILLKELLQQGYLQSWIHLPEGEFIVSPFASAGPVPTGEPVTEPEPPAAP